In Vitis riparia cultivar Riparia Gloire de Montpellier isolate 1030 chromosome 19, EGFV_Vit.rip_1.0, whole genome shotgun sequence, the following proteins share a genomic window:
- the LOC117908119 gene encoding probable F-box protein At4g22030 — protein MATIQASSLSSSSSSSFGSAFPRNIRAAASKPQASHLSILKLPSGNLVQELNRENGLRTINSVEMKPLVSTNMRNDEAHCNSKVVEELYAIMEAVADRSEMHKNIGVQRDNWNRLLLNSVNGMTVTAAIMAGLASVSGRGAPHLALKLSSTLLYTAATGILMVMNKIQPSQLAEEQRNAARLFKHLHQQIKTVVAVGSPCLNNVNAAMERVLALDKAYPLPLLGTMLEKFPKTVEPAVWWPREQRSPHEKVGGGMERNGWSEKLEEEMREVVGVLKRKDAAEYVRLSKLVLKVNKILAICGPLFTGIAAIGSALVGSPWNGSWAVVLGVVFGALATVVNTLEHGGQVGMVFEMYRSTAGSFQLMEETIESTLKEKEVGERENGELFEVKVALQLGRSLHGLQNLATTPSPSSATEFASKLF, from the coding sequence ATGGCAACCATTCAAGCAtcatctctttcttcttcttcttcttcatcttttggTTCAGCTTTTCCCAGAAACATTAGAGCAGCTGCCTCAAAGCCCCAGGCAAGCCATCTTTCAATTCTGAAGCTTCCTAGTGGAAACTTGGTTCAGGAACTGAACAGAGAAAATGGCTTACGAACCATCAATTCTGTAGAAATGAAGCCTCTTGTTAGTACTAATATGAGAAATGATGAAGCACACTGTAACTCAAAGGTGGTTGAGGAGCTTTACGCTATAATGGAAGCTGTTGCGGACAGATCAGAAATGCACAAAAATATTGGTGTGCAGCGTGATAATTGGAACCGTCTTCTCCTCAACTCTGTAAACGGGATGACAGTCACAGCTGCAATAATGGCTGGACTTGCATCTGTGAGTGGTCGGGGTGCACCACACTTGGCCTTGAAGCTCTCCTCTACTCTACTCTACACAGCAGCTACTGGGATTTTGATGGTGATGAACAAGATTCAGCCGTCTCAGCTGGCAGAAGAGCAAAGGAATGCAGCTAGACTGTTTAAGCACCTTCACCAGCAAATCAAGACTGTTGTTGCGGTTGGAAGCCCCTGTTTGAATAATGTGAACGCTGCAATGGAGAGGGTGTTGGCGCTGGACAAGGCCTATCCCCTTCCCTTGCTAGGGACGATGCTCGAGAAGTTCCCAAAGACTGTGGAGCCTGCAGTGTGGTGGCCGAGAGAACAGAGGTCTCCACATGAGAAGGTTGGTGGGGGGATGGAGAGAAATGGGTGGAGTGAGAAGCTTGAGGAGGAGATGAGGGAGGTTGTTGGGGTGCTGAAGAGGAAGGATGCTGCAGAATATGTGAGGCTAAGCAAACTAGTATTGAAAGTGAACAAAATTCTAGCCATTTGTGGCCCTCTTTTCACTGGCATCGCAGCCATTGGATCGGCGTTGGTGGGATCGCCCTGGAATGGGTCGTGGGCTGTGGTGTTGGGTGTGGTGTTTGGAGCTCTGGCCACAGTGGTAAACACATTGGAGCATGGTGGGCAGGTGGGTATGGTGTTTGAGATGTATAGAAGCACTGCCGGGTCCTTTCAGCTCATGGAAGAGACCATAGAATCAACTTTGAAGGAGAAAGAAGTAGGggaaagagaaaatggagaattatttgAAGTGAAAGTGGCTCTTCAGCTTGGAAGGAGCCTTCATGGGCTTCAAAACCTAGCCACCACTCCTTCCCCTTCCTCTGCCACTGAATTTGCAAGCAAGCTCTTCTGA